Proteins encoded in a region of the Orcinus orca chromosome 8, mOrcOrc1.1, whole genome shotgun sequence genome:
- the NDUFV1 gene encoding NADH dehydrogenase [ubiquinone] flavoprotein 1, mitochondrial, with protein MLAARRLLGGSLPARVSVRFSGDTTAPKKTSFGSLKDEDRIFTNLYGRHDWRLKGAQSRGDWYKTKEILLKGPDWILGEVKTSGLRGRGGAGFPTGLKWSFMNKPSDGRPKYLVVNADEGEPGTCKDREIMRHDPHKLVEGCLVGGRAMGARAAYIYIRGEFYNEASNLQVAIREAYEAGLIGKNACGSGYDFDVFVVRGAGAYICGEETALIESIEGKQGKPRLKPPFPADVGVFGCPTTVANVETVAVSPTICRRGGAWFASFGRERNSGTKLFNISGHVNHPCTVEEEMSVPLKELIEKHAGGVTGGWDNLLAVIPGGSSTPLIPKSVCETVLMDFDALVQAQTGLGTAAVIVMDRSTDIVKAIARLIEFYKHESCGQCTPCREGVDWMNKVMARFVKGDARPAEIDSLWEISKQIEGHTICALGDGAAWPVQGLIRHFRPELEERMQRFAQQQQARQAAS; from the exons ATGCTGGCGGCACGGCGGCTGCTCGGCGGGTCGCTCCCCGCACGGGTGTCTGTGCGATTCAGCGGCGATACG ACAGCGCCCAAGAAAACCTCATTTGGCTCGCTGAAGGATGAAGACCGGATCTTCACCAACCTGTATGGCCGCCATGACTGGAG GCTGAAAGGTGCCCAGAGTCGAGGTGACTGGTACAAGACAAAGGAGATTCTGCTGAAGGGGCCTGACTGGATCCTGGGTGAGGTCAAGACGTCGGGCTTGCGGGGCCGTGGAGGTGCTGGCTTCCCAACTGGCCTTAAATGGAGCTTCATGAATAAGCCCTCAGATGGCAG GCCCAAGTATCTGGTGGTGAATGCAGATGAGGGGGAGCCGGGCACCTGCAAGGACCGGGAGATCATGCGCCACGATCCCCACAAGCTGGTGGAAGGCTGCCTAGTGGGGGGCCGGGCCATGGGTGCCCGTGCTGCCTACATCTACATCCGCGGGGAATTCTACAATGAGGCGTCCAATCTACag GTAGCCATCCGAGAGGCCTACGAGGCTGGTCTGATTGGCAAGAATGCCTGCGGCTCCGGCTATGATTTCGACGTGTTTGTGGTGCGTGGGGCTGGGGCCTACATTTGCGGGGAGGAGACAGCGCTCATCGAGTCCATCGAGGGCAAGCAGGGCAAGCCCCGCCTAAAGCCTCCCTTCCCTGCAGACGTGG GAGTGTTCGGCTGCCCTACAACTGTGGCCAACGTGGAGACAGTGGCCGTGTCCCCTACCATCTGCCGCCGAGGGGGTGCGTGGTTTGCCAGCTTTGGCCGCGAACGTAACTCAGGCACCAAGCTGTTCAACATCTCTGGCCACGTCAACCACCCTTGCACCGTGGAGGAGGAGATGTCTGTACCGCTGAAGGAACTGATCGAAAAGCACGCCG GGGGTGTCACGGGTGGCTGGGACAACCTCCTTGCTGTGATTCCTGGCGGCTCGTCCACCCCACTGATCCCCAAGTCCGTGTGTGAGACGGTGCTGATGGACTTCGACGCGCTGGTGCAGGCGCAGACGGGCCTGGGCACAGCTGCTGTGATCGTCATGGACCGCTCG ACGGATATCGTGAAAGCCATCGCCCGCCTCATCGAGTTCTACAAGCACGAGAGCTGTGGCCAGTGCACCCCATGCCGCGAGG GTGTGGACTGGATGAACAAGGTGATGGCGCGCTTTGTGAAGGGGGACGCCCGGCCGGCTGAGATCGACTCCCTGTGGGAGATCAGCAAGCAGATAGAGGGCCACACCATTTGTGCCCTGGGCGACGGCGCTGCCTGGCCCGTGCAG GGCCTGATCCGACACTTCCGGCCGGAGCTCGAGGAGCGGATGCAGCGGTTCGCCCAGCAGCAGCAGGCCAGGCAAGCCGCTTCCTGA